The Procambarus clarkii isolate CNS0578487 chromosome 91, FALCON_Pclarkii_2.0, whole genome shotgun sequence genome includes a region encoding these proteins:
- the LOC123773979 gene encoding probable U3 small nucleolar RNA-associated protein 11, producing the protein MASLKNAMKTQRVHRERHQPLARQHLGALEKKKDYRIRAKDQNAKREAITTLRKRALNKNPDEFKYHMINSELKDGIHFEKVENEELAVGDVAQDLTYVTHRMSVERKKIEKLKAQLHILDVGDDEPKNTHTLFVDDEKEARKTNPAKLLDTHPALLGRSFNRLRSSQLSLLNNLVDPSSLKTLSNSKKKAYKELAHRIERENKLRIMQAKLEVRKKLMKNKAINGEKPKLIQAGTNVMAPVYKWPQQRKK; encoded by the exons ATGGCATCATTAAAGAATGCGATGAAAACCCAGCGTGTGCACAGGGAACGACATCAGCCTCTTGCCCGTCAGCACCTGGGTGCCTTAGAGAAGAAGAAAGACTACAGGATACGAGCAAA AGACCAAAATGCAAAGCGAGAAGCAATAACAACTCTTCGTAAGCGAGCCCTGAACAAGAATCCTGATGAATTTAAATACCATATGATAAACAGTGAACTAAAG GATGGCATACATTTTGAAAAGGTTGAAAATGAGGAGCTTGCTGTAGGTGATGTTgcgcaggacttgacatatgtcacTCATCGTATGTCAGTGGAGCGGAAGAAGATTGAAAAGTTGAAAGCACAGTTGCACATACTTGATGTGGGAGATGATGAGccaaaaaatacacacacactctttgtAGATGATGAAAAAGAAG CCAGAAAGACAAATCCAGCCAAGTTGTTGGACACGCATCCGGCTCTGCTCGGCAGAAGTTTCAATCGCCTGCGCTCCTCTCAGTTATCTCTTCTCAATAATCTGGTTGATCCCTCATCTTTAAAG ACACTTTCCAATTCCAAGAAGAAGGCTTACAAGGAATTAGCTCATAGGATTGAGAGGGAAAACAAGCTTCGGATTATGCAAGCAAAACTGGAAGTGCGGAAGAAGCTGATG AAAAACAAGGCTATAAATGGAGAAAAACCAAAACTGATACAAGCCGGCACCAATGTGATGGCACCGGTGTACAAGTGGCCTCAACAGCGGAAGAAGTAG
- the LOC123773980 gene encoding uncharacterized protein: MVSETEVRRSGRRTVRPVEFWNFEKPDESRSETIIYNLNDLSKCSIYNVMSTKYIHGNKSVPVENKKTETTRSLKKRATVQDGQERQSRTLQATSNNANSNKHKTKSKKIVGKNDMTKATENKDVSVISKVSKSSKGINETEVPQEHPPKLMIKKHNEQENGSSVMSTIKSDWLPYKSSDKKKIQMLPVASLTPENSSINASQSQMKFDQPSFQNILSSTVNNDSFTSKLRNYKQVPLHKSSRVGNPDNGIFKIPSLLPYRRLKKSSMTSQLSIYSIPEECETDLSQETVSLVTTRNEFPSQTCQTNTTLQKNPPSQMILKPARLPTVRGRRKHCDKQSKETSDPGRSVVLLSNTEASTDNNDTVSIRRSGRVRTKPLEFWNFEKIEVRALENGEVDVIHHKQELPVIRKKKDKESQTSQHPAVNSNRHKACVRKSPQRLFTESSVSKRKLFSPISNSLDETANAEDSKPLKRMRRSLETKEESPVPPTIKVTQFKDLNFIETVSKRCRCYLARCFQDEEFDTYAGFAFVEWGQLVWVTTRETKLFVIEGLGTLKMTDATAKGKIVYLETRTEVAITSGKKVSVVKDGKCKILKLFIYLGSTTTTSSSSDMMSVPIQRCS, encoded by the exons ATGGTTAGTGAAACAGAGGTCCGGCGATCGGGCCGTCGAACTGTCCGACCAGTTGAGTTTTGGAATTTTGAAAAACCAGATGAATCAAGAAGTGAAACGATTATATATAACTTGAACGACTTAAGCAAATGCTCTATCTACAATGTTATGTCTACAAAGTACATCCATGGGAACAAAAGTGTGCCTGTAGAAAATAAGAAAACTGAAACAACTAGAAGTTTAAAAAAGCGTGCAACTGTTCAAGATGGCCAAGAAAGGCAGAGCAGGACATTGCAGGCCACTTCCAACAATGCAAATTCaaataaacacaagacaaagtctaAGAAAATTGTGGGCAAAAATGACATGACCAAGGCCACAGAAAATAAAGATGTGTCGGTAATAAGCAAAGTGTCAAAAAGTAGTAAAGGGATAAATGAGACAGAAGTACCTCAAGAACACCCCCCAAAATTAATGATCAAAAAACATAACGAGCAAGAGAATGGTTCATCTGTGATGTCCACAATTAAGTCAG ATTGGTTACCTTACAAATCCAGTGACAAGAAGAAAATTCAGATGCTACCTGTAGCATCACTTACTCCAGAAAATAGCAGCATTAATGCATCCCAGAGCCAGATGAAGTTTGATCAACCCAGTTTCCAAAACATACTCTCTAGTACAGTTAATAATGACAGTTTTACATCCAAATTGAGGAACTACAAACAAGTACCTTTGCATAAATCGAGCAGAGTTGGTAACCCAGACAATGGCATTTTTAAGATACCAAGCCTTCTGCCTTACAGACGTCTTAAGAAAAGTAGTATGACTAGTCAGCTAAGCATCTACTCAATTCCTGAGGAATGTGAGACTGATTTAAGTCAGGAAACTGTGTCACTGGTAACCACAAGAAATGAATTTCCATCACAAACTTGCCAAACTAATACCACATTGCAGAAAAATCCACCAAGCCAAATGATTTTGAAGCCTGCAAGACTGCCAACTGTTAGAGGCCGCCGCAAACATTGTGATAAACAGTCCAAGGAGACCAGTGATCCTGGTCGTAGTGTTGTTTTGTTGAGTAACACAGAGGCATCAACAGACAATAATG ACACTGTATCAATTAGACGCTCGGGAAGAGTGCGAACAAAGCCCCTGGAATTTTGGAACTTTGAAAAGATTGAAGTGAGAGCTTTAGAAAATGGTGAAGTAGATGTCATTCATCACAAGCAAGAACTTCCCGTTATAAGAAAGAAGAAGGATAAAGAATCTCAAACCTCCCAACATCCAGCTGTAAATTCTAACAGACATAAAGCTTGTGTTCGCAAGTCACCCCAGAGGCTTTTTACAGAGTCTTCAGTGtctaaaagaaaacttttttCCCCAATCTCCAATAGTCTTGATGAGACAGCAAATGCCGAAGACAGTAAACCATTAAAGCGAATGAGGAGGAGTTTAG AGACAAAGGAGGAAAGCCCAGTCCCACCAACAATAAAGGTGACACAGTTTAAGGACTTGAACTTTATCGAGACAGTATCGAAACGCTGTAGGTGTTATCTTGCCCGGTGCTTCCAAGACGAGGAGTTTGATACCTATGCAGGATTTGCCTTTGTGGAATGGGGTCAGCTAGTGTGGGTCACTACAAGGGAAACG AAACTGTTTGTGATTGAAGGACTTGGCACTTTGAAGATGACCGATGCAACGGCAAAAGGAAAGATTGTTTATCTAGAGACTAGAACAGAAGTCGCCATAACAAGTG GTAAAAAGGTATCAGTAGTTAAAGACGGGAAATGCAAGATATTGAAGCTCTTCATTTATTTAGGATCTACAACGACGACATCATCCAGCAGTGACATGATGAGTGTTCCAATACAGAGATGTAGTTAA